A genomic window from Methanovulcanius yangii includes:
- a CDS encoding ATP synthase subunit A, giving the protein MEVKGESKGILKRISGPVVTAVGLDAHMYDVVQVGDEQLMGEVIRIEGEKTIIQVYENTSGIRPGEPVSNTGLSLAVELGPGLLTSIYDGIQRPLEVLVDKMGNFIERGVSAPGLSHETKWDFKPLVKAGDAVAPGAIIGEVQETNIVTKIMVPPNFKGGVVKEIKSGAFTVDEVVCTLDSGEDVKMMQVWPVRVPRPVTEKKNPDIPLVTGQRILDGLFPVAKGGTAAIPGPFGSGKTVTQQALAKWSDAQIVVYIGCGERGNEMTEVLTEFPELEDPKSGKPLMERTVLIANTSNMPVAAREASVYTGITIAEYFRDMGYDVSLMADSTSRWAEAMREISSRLEEMPGEEGYPAYLAARLSEFYERAGRVDTLAGDSGSVTVIGAVSPPGGDFSEPVTQNTLRIVKCFWALDAKLSQRRHFPAINWLNSYSLYLDTLSKWYDENVSPEWNGLRTWAMEVLQKEAELQEIVQLVGSDALPDEEQVTIEVARMLREIFLQQNAFDPVDTYCSMEKQYDIMLSIKLYADLAYAALKAGVTPAKIVTITAKNDLPQIKFTQDYKADIAAINKAMEAEFAKLREAL; this is encoded by the coding sequence GTGGAAGTGAAAGGAGAATCTAAAGGAATACTTAAGCGCATCTCCGGTCCGGTTGTAACAGCAGTCGGCCTCGATGCACACATGTATGATGTGGTGCAGGTCGGAGACGAGCAGCTTATGGGTGAGGTCATCAGGATTGAGGGCGAGAAAACCATCATCCAGGTGTACGAGAACACCTCCGGCATCAGACCGGGCGAACCCGTCTCGAACACCGGCCTCTCCCTTGCTGTCGAACTCGGTCCCGGCCTTCTCACCAGTATCTATGATGGTATCCAGCGCCCGCTCGAGGTGCTCGTCGACAAGATGGGCAACTTCATCGAGCGTGGTGTCTCGGCACCGGGGCTGTCCCACGAGACGAAGTGGGACTTCAAGCCGCTCGTCAAAGCAGGCGATGCGGTGGCACCCGGCGCCATCATAGGTGAGGTACAGGAAACGAACATTGTCACCAAGATCATGGTGCCCCCGAACTTCAAGGGCGGCGTGGTCAAGGAGATCAAGTCCGGCGCATTCACCGTCGACGAGGTCGTCTGTACCCTCGACTCCGGTGAAGACGTGAAGATGATGCAGGTCTGGCCGGTCCGTGTTCCGCGGCCCGTGACCGAGAAGAAGAACCCCGACATCCCCCTCGTCACCGGTCAGCGTATCCTTGACGGTCTCTTCCCGGTGGCAAAGGGCGGAACGGCAGCCATTCCGGGTCCGTTCGGCAGTGGCAAGACGGTTACCCAGCAGGCGCTTGCAAAGTGGTCCGATGCACAGATCGTGGTCTACATCGGCTGCGGTGAGCGCGGCAACGAGATGACCGAGGTTCTGACCGAGTTCCCCGAGCTCGAGGACCCGAAGTCCGGCAAGCCGCTCATGGAGCGTACCGTTCTTATCGCAAACACCTCCAACATGCCGGTCGCGGCACGTGAGGCAAGTGTGTACACCGGTATTACGATCGCCGAGTACTTCCGTGACATGGGCTACGACGTCTCGCTGATGGCGGACTCGACGTCCCGCTGGGCAGAGGCAATGCGTGAAATCTCCTCGCGTCTCGAAGAGATGCCCGGTGAAGAGGGATACCCTGCATATCTTGCAGCCCGTCTCTCCGAGTTCTACGAGCGTGCCGGCCGTGTCGATACCCTCGCAGGCGACTCGGGGTCCGTTACCGTTATCGGTGCGGTCTCCCCGCCCGGTGGTGACTTCTCCGAGCCGGTTACGCAGAACACGCTGCGTATCGTCAAGTGCTTCTGGGCACTGGACGCCAAGCTCTCGCAGCGCCGCCACTTCCCGGCCATCAACTGGCTCAACTCGTACTCGCTCTACCTGGACACCCTGTCCAAGTGGTACGACGAGAACGTCTCCCCCGAGTGGAACGGTCTGCGTACCTGGGCAATGGAAGTCCTCCAGAAGGAAGCCGAACTCCAGGAGATCGTGCAGCTCGTCGGTTCCGACGCACTGCCCGACGAGGAGCAGGTGACCATCGAGGTCGCCCGTATGCTTCGTGAGATCTTCCTCCAGCAGAACGCGTTCGACCCCGTCGATACCTACTGTTCGATGGAGAAGCAGTACGACATCATGCTCTCGATCAAGCTCTACGCCGACCTCGCCTACGCCGCACTGAAGGCAGGCGTCACGCCGGCAAAGATCGTGACCATCACCGCCAAGAACGATCTCCCGCAGATCAAGTTCACGCAGGACTACAAGGCCGACATCGCTGCAATCAACAAGGCGATGGAAGCTGAATTTGCGAAACTCAGGGAGGCGCTCTGA
- a CDS encoding ATPase, which produces MAVEVMTVEVAEATAVGFKAIGAGLAVGLAGMGTGLAQLGIGGAAVGATAENKDMFGLALLFTVIPETVVIFGLVVALLLLF; this is translated from the coding sequence ATGGCAGTAGAAGTTATGACAGTTGAAGTTGCAGAGGCAACCGCAGTCGGATTTAAAGCAATTGGTGCCGGCCTTGCCGTCGGTCTCGCCGGTATGGGTACCGGTCTCGCACAGCTCGGTATCGGTGGCGCCGCCGTCGGTGCAACCGCAGAGAACAAGGATATGTTCGGTCTCGCACTGCTGTTTACTGTGATTCCCGAGACAGTCGTCATCTTTGGTCTTGTTGTCGCACTCCTGCTCTTATTCTGA
- a CDS encoding V-type ATP synthase subunit E family protein produces the protein MALDAVVSEIRNKGIKEAEAVKAEGKAEADVILAEAQETVIAIKTAAEEEANRQADYIVNQEVAAANLAVKREVLNAQKAVLDEVYAEVVAAIAALPADFHKKAVRELCKAAAKELGEGVFYCNERDVPALEDALSSLKTLSGFSLAGTKDISGGIIAESGDGTLQLDFSYPTFIAEVWETGLKDASEVLFG, from the coding sequence ATGGCACTGGATGCTGTAGTCAGTGAGATCAGGAACAAGGGCATTAAAGAGGCAGAGGCTGTCAAAGCCGAAGGCAAAGCCGAAGCAGACGTAATCCTTGCCGAGGCACAGGAGACCGTCATCGCCATCAAGACCGCAGCGGAGGAGGAGGCAAACCGCCAGGCTGACTATATCGTCAACCAGGAGGTCGCCGCCGCAAACCTTGCGGTCAAGCGCGAAGTCCTCAATGCACAGAAGGCCGTCCTCGACGAGGTCTATGCAGAGGTCGTCGCCGCCATCGCGGCGCTTCCGGCAGACTTCCACAAGAAGGCGGTCCGCGAACTGTGCAAGGCCGCGGCAAAAGAGCTTGGCGAAGGCGTCTTCTACTGCAACGAGCGTGACGTCCCGGCTCTCGAGGATGCACTCTCGAGCCTCAAGACCCTCTCCGGGTTCTCACTGGCAGGAACAAAGGATATCTCCGGCGGCATCATCGCTGAGAGCGGTGACGGGACACTGCAGCTCGACTTCAGTTACCCGACATTCATCGCCGAGGTCTGGGAAACCGGCCTGAAGGATGCATCCGAGGTCCTCTTCGGGTAG
- a CDS encoding V-type ATP synthase subunit D — protein sequence MALKDVKPTRSELINLKKRIKLSERGYNILKMKRDGLILEFFKVLEEAKGSRDAIGDKYARAQAMIALANTVEGAIGVKAAAMSVREKPELTLKQKNIMGVVVPEIEATKVKKDLAERGYGVLGTTAVIDETAAAFEELVDEIIRAAEIETTMKRLLDEIESTKRRVNALEFKVIPELKEASAFIKMRLDEMERDELVRLKKIKAKSNA from the coding sequence ATGGCGCTGAAAGATGTGAAGCCGACCCGCTCGGAGCTGATCAACCTGAAAAAGAGGATCAAGCTCTCCGAACGCGGCTACAACATTCTGAAAATGAAGCGCGACGGGCTGATCCTTGAGTTCTTCAAGGTGCTCGAGGAGGCAAAGGGCAGCCGGGACGCGATTGGCGACAAGTACGCCCGCGCCCAGGCGATGATCGCCCTTGCCAACACGGTGGAGGGTGCCATCGGCGTGAAGGCGGCCGCAATGTCGGTCCGCGAGAAGCCCGAGCTCACCCTGAAGCAGAAGAACATCATGGGCGTCGTGGTCCCCGAGATCGAGGCGACGAAAGTGAAGAAGGACCTTGCCGAGCGTGGCTATGGCGTGCTCGGCACCACCGCGGTCATTGATGAGACCGCGGCTGCCTTCGAGGAACTGGTCGACGAGATCATCCGGGCAGCAGAAATTGAGACGACGATGAAGAGGCTCCTCGACGAGATCGAGAGCACGAAGCGCCGTGTCAACGCCCTGGAGTTCAAGGTCATCCCCGAACTCAAGGAGGCCTCCGCCTTCATCAAAATGCGGCTTGACGAAATGGAACGGGACGAACTCGTCCGCCTTAAGAAGATTAAGGCGAAGAGTAACGCCTGA
- a CDS encoding archaellin/type IV pilin N-terminal domain-containing protein, whose translation MRNLWGERRSRSDREEGLSGIEAAILLIVGVVVASFLSFAVLSMSYDTSETAGGVPGQMPFIYTSSGATTLW comes from the coding sequence ATGCGAAATCTGTGGGGAGAACGGCGAAGCAGGTCTGACCGGGAGGAAGGGCTCTCGGGTATCGAGGCCGCAATCCTCCTCATCGTGGGGGTCGTCGTCGCATCGTTTCTCTCCTTTGCCGTCCTCTCGATGAGTTACGACACCTCGGAGACCGCCGGGGGTGTGCCGGGACAGATGCCATTCATTTATACCTCTTCAGGTGCTACCACCCTTTGGTGA
- a CDS encoding V-type ATP synthase subunit C yields MTSVSTTGPAPYIYASTRMRVRKSKLLAREDYMRLLNMSLPEITRFIEETEYKAEIDELASAFSGIDLIEVGLSWNLANEYQRVLGILPGVMKNFTRSYLSHWDIFNVLTILRGKSQGVKTGKIKEILIPAGTLDVATLDRLLAEDSPERIVENLAVWKLHPVLEREFAAAQESGSYADMENELYKAFYRYVLKQTTSGVKGGKPFRDYLKLEIDLTNIKTVIRLYQGGVREDVRDLMIGGGSFSIDELARLAGSESIEEIMDGVKKYYPSGPVADLLEERGGEGFALHEMENALTQVMLEQMDRISKRYPFSICSTMVYLKRKRYEVANLRALARGKESGLSGEQIQGYLVM; encoded by the coding sequence ATGACATCGGTGAGTACAACCGGCCCGGCTCCTTACATCTACGCGAGCACGCGCATGCGTGTGCGCAAATCAAAGCTCCTGGCCCGGGAGGACTACATGAGGCTCCTCAATATGAGCCTTCCCGAGATTACCCGTTTCATCGAGGAGACGGAGTACAAGGCGGAGATCGACGAACTCGCCTCTGCCTTCTCGGGTATCGACCTCATTGAGGTTGGCCTCTCGTGGAATCTTGCAAACGAGTACCAGCGGGTGCTCGGCATCCTCCCCGGAGTGATGAAGAACTTTACCCGGAGCTACCTCAGTCACTGGGACATCTTCAATGTCCTGACAATCCTCAGGGGGAAATCCCAAGGTGTGAAGACGGGAAAGATCAAGGAGATCCTCATCCCGGCAGGCACCCTTGATGTTGCGACCCTGGACCGCCTCCTCGCAGAGGACTCTCCCGAGCGTATCGTCGAAAACCTTGCGGTATGGAAACTCCACCCGGTGCTCGAACGCGAGTTCGCGGCGGCACAGGAGTCCGGAAGCTATGCCGACATGGAAAATGAGCTCTATAAGGCATTTTACCGATACGTGCTCAAACAGACGACCTCGGGGGTCAAAGGCGGCAAACCGTTCCGCGACTACCTCAAGCTCGAAATCGACCTGACCAACATCAAGACGGTCATCCGCCTCTACCAGGGCGGCGTCCGCGAAGATGTGCGGGATCTCATGATCGGTGGCGGCAGCTTCTCGATCGATGAGCTGGCACGCCTCGCGGGGTCGGAGAGCATCGAGGAGATCATGGACGGCGTCAAGAAGTACTATCCCTCCGGTCCGGTCGCAGACCTGCTGGAGGAACGGGGCGGCGAAGGCTTCGCCCTCCATGAGATGGAGAATGCCCTGACGCAGGTAATGCTCGAACAGATGGACAGAATCTCGAAACGCTACCCGTTCTCGATCTGCTCGACGATGGTGTACCTCAAGCGCAAGCGCTACGAGGTGGCAAACCTTCGGGCACTCGCACGCGGGAAGGAATCCGGTCTCTCCGGGGAGCAGATTCAGGGATACCTGGTGATGTGA
- a CDS encoding pro-sigmaK processing inhibitor BofA family protein, which produces MIDTIITVIIAILIAVVIWFFLKNITNLLINSVIGIVLLLAFNFFNILGMGDIPLSIGSVLVCAFGGLPGFVLLVILNAFGITI; this is translated from the coding sequence ATGATCGACACCATCATCACCGTCATCATCGCGATCCTCATCGCGGTGGTGATCTGGTTCTTCCTCAAAAACATCACCAATCTCCTCATCAACTCGGTGATAGGCATAGTGCTCCTGCTTGCCTTCAACTTCTTCAATATCCTCGGGATGGGCGATATCCCGCTCAGCATCGGCTCCGTCCTCGTCTGTGCCTTCGGCGGGCTGCCGGGATTCGTCCTCCTCGTCATCCTGAATGCGTTCGGGATCACCATCTGA
- a CDS encoding ATPase, which translates to MKTEVLKSIKQTEEERRTMIAAAYDAKAKMIADARVEAENMVAKETEGAKEYKAKRIADAEAIAAQKSAETREEGKRQAEAVRAASNKNLDKAVALLVDQFKVKLNV; encoded by the coding sequence ATGAAGACTGAGGTCTTAAAGAGCATCAAACAGACTGAAGAAGAACGGCGTACCATGATCGCCGCGGCATACGATGCGAAGGCAAAGATGATTGCCGACGCCCGTGTGGAAGCAGAGAACATGGTGGCCAAAGAAACAGAAGGTGCGAAAGAGTACAAAGCCAAGCGGATTGCGGATGCCGAGGCGATTGCGGCACAGAAGAGTGCCGAAACCCGTGAAGAGGGCAAACGCCAGGCAGAAGCTGTCAGAGCAGCATCAAACAAAAACCTTGACAAAGCGGTTGCACTGCTCGTTGACCAGTTCAAGGTGAAGCTCAATGTTTAA
- a CDS encoding aminotransferase class I/II-fold pyridoxal phosphate-dependent enzyme, which translates to MQPDDFLLERYLAQHEFSAPHLLCTSDCEAMTARALLALCSVSPEEFGDVWLGYTEAPGSLRLRRAVAALYETVTPEDLLVFTGAQEGIFACMNVLLRPGDHVIVQFPAYQSLYAVAWALGCDITFWEMSDATGEWVADTEELASLVRPETKAIIINSPHNPTGHLFTTGELDAIVDIARKSNLWLFSDEVYRGLEHDPADLLPAVADCYDKGISLGVMSKAFGLAGLRIGWVAARDRDFLARLAAFKDYTTICNSAPSEFLATVALEHRDLLLARNRAIVRENLALLDDFFARHADLFAWSRPKASSTGFVRLREGGAEAFCREAIEAAGVLLLPSAVYEFGDAHFRVGYGRTDMPAALARFEAFLDER; encoded by the coding sequence ATGCAGCCCGATGACTTTCTTTTGGAGCGTTACCTTGCACAGCACGAATTTTCCGCCCCCCATCTCCTCTGCACCTCCGACTGCGAGGCGATGACGGCAAGGGCCCTCCTCGCCCTCTGCTCCGTGTCGCCGGAGGAGTTCGGCGATGTCTGGCTCGGGTACACCGAGGCCCCGGGCAGCCTTCGCCTGCGCCGGGCGGTGGCCGCCCTCTACGAGACCGTCACCCCGGAGGACCTCCTCGTCTTCACCGGGGCGCAGGAGGGGATCTTCGCCTGCATGAACGTCCTCCTCCGGCCGGGCGACCACGTGATCGTCCAGTTCCCCGCCTACCAGTCGCTCTACGCCGTCGCATGGGCCCTCGGATGCGACATCACGTTCTGGGAGATGTCGGATGCGACCGGGGAGTGGGTCGCCGATACGGAGGAGCTCGCATCGCTCGTCCGCCCGGAGACGAAGGCGATCATCATCAACTCCCCCCACAACCCGACCGGCCACCTCTTCACCACGGGGGAACTGGACGCCATCGTCGATATCGCCCGCAAAAGCAACCTCTGGCTCTTCTCGGACGAGGTCTATCGCGGCCTCGAACACGACCCGGCCGACCTCCTCCCCGCCGTCGCCGACTGTTACGACAAGGGCATCTCCCTCGGGGTGATGTCCAAGGCGTTCGGGCTTGCAGGCCTTCGGATCGGCTGGGTAGCCGCCCGCGACCGGGACTTCCTCGCACGCCTCGCCGCCTTCAAGGACTACACGACGATCTGCAACAGCGCCCCCTCGGAGTTCCTCGCGACCGTCGCCCTCGAACACCGCGACCTCCTGCTGGCCCGCAACCGGGCGATCGTCCGGGAGAACCTCGCCCTCCTCGACGACTTCTTCGCCCGCCATGCGGACCTCTTCGCCTGGAGCCGCCCGAAGGCGTCCTCCACCGGCTTCGTCCGTCTCCGCGAGGGCGGTGCGGAGGCCTTCTGCCGCGAGGCGATCGAGGCGGCGGGCGTCCTCCTCCTCCCCTCGGCAGTCTACGAGTTCGGCGACGCCCACTTCCGGGTGGGCTACGGTAGGACGGACATGCCCGCAGCGCTTGCCCGCTTCGAGGCATTCCTGGACGAGCGATAA
- a CDS encoding V-type ATP synthase subunit B yields MKEYRTINQIAGPLVFVEKTEPVGYEELVNIVQADGTVKRGQVLDTSDEIVVVQVFESTAGIGRDSGVRFTGETIKMPVSKDMLGRILSGGGKPKDGGPEIVAEKRLDIGGAAINPYARQSPADFIQTGISTIDATNTLVRGQKLPIFSGSGLPHNEIALQIARQAKVPGSTEEFAVVFAAMGITKEEENQFMADFERTGALEHAVVFLNLADDPAVERIITPRLALTTAEYLAFELGYHVLVILTDMTNYCEALRQIGAAREEVPGRRGYPGYMYTDLASLYERAGLIKGEKGSVTQLSILTMPGDDITHPIPDLSGYITEGQIVVNRELHRKGIYPPINVLPSLSRLMNAGIGEGKTREDHKKVSDQMYAGYAEGNDLRGLVAIVGKDALSERDQLLLEFADHFENRFVRQGHDEDRSIEDSLDLGWELLSTLPEELLVRIDRDLIRKYHPKYRSKEA; encoded by the coding sequence ATGAAAGAATACCGAACAATCAACCAGATCGCAGGTCCGCTCGTCTTCGTCGAGAAGACCGAGCCCGTCGGATACGAGGAACTGGTGAACATTGTCCAGGCAGACGGCACCGTCAAGCGCGGTCAGGTGCTCGACACCTCCGATGAGATCGTGGTCGTTCAGGTCTTCGAGTCCACCGCCGGTATCGGCCGTGACTCGGGTGTCCGCTTCACCGGCGAGACGATCAAGATGCCGGTGTCCAAGGACATGCTCGGCCGTATCCTCTCCGGCGGCGGTAAGCCCAAGGACGGCGGTCCCGAGATCGTCGCCGAGAAGCGCCTGGACATCGGCGGTGCGGCTATCAACCCGTACGCACGCCAGTCCCCTGCGGACTTCATCCAGACCGGTATCTCGACGATCGACGCAACGAACACCCTCGTCCGTGGACAGAAGCTCCCGATCTTCTCGGGGTCCGGTCTGCCCCACAACGAGATCGCACTCCAGATCGCCCGCCAGGCCAAGGTGCCCGGCTCGACCGAGGAGTTTGCGGTGGTGTTCGCGGCAATGGGTATCACCAAGGAAGAAGAGAACCAGTTCATGGCCGACTTCGAGCGCACGGGTGCTCTCGAACACGCCGTGGTGTTCCTGAACCTGGCAGACGACCCGGCCGTCGAGCGTATCATCACCCCGCGTCTTGCACTTACGACCGCGGAGTACCTGGCATTCGAGCTCGGGTACCACGTGCTCGTTATCCTCACCGATATGACCAACTACTGTGAGGCGCTTCGCCAGATCGGTGCGGCCCGTGAGGAAGTGCCCGGACGTCGTGGATATCCGGGATACATGTACACCGATCTTGCATCGCTCTACGAGCGTGCAGGCCTCATCAAGGGCGAGAAGGGGTCCGTGACCCAGCTCTCCATCCTGACGATGCCCGGTGACGATATCACTCACCCGATCCCCGACCTGTCCGGATACATTACGGAAGGCCAGATCGTGGTCAACCGTGAACTGCACCGCAAGGGTATCTACCCGCCGATCAACGTTCTTCCGTCCCTCTCACGGCTGATGAACGCGGGTATCGGTGAAGGCAAGACCCGTGAGGACCACAAGAAGGTCTCCGACCAGATGTACGCAGGCTATGCGGAAGGAAACGATCTCCGCGGTCTCGTGGCCATCGTCGGAAAAGACGCACTCTCCGAGCGTGATCAGCTCCTGCTCGAGTTCGCCGACCACTTCGAGAACCGCTTCGTCAGGCAGGGCCACGACGAGGACCGGTCCATCGAGGACTCGCTCGATCTCGGTTGGGAACTGCTGTCGACGCTGCCCGAGGAGCTCCTCGTGCGTATCGACCGTGACCTCATCCGCAAGTACCACCCGAAGTACCGCTCGAAGGAGGCATAG
- a CDS encoding V-type ATP synthase subunit I — protein MFKTQTMSRLLIAASKDQLDTIVRELYRHNLFHIEDFVESDEEGYEGCKIGMPLPGAGDVSSDLIRIRSIENTFGVSAAEVETAVRSGSKELTRKIESELPAIEKEAMALIEEKNSLENTVREYEAKIAELKPFTGYPGNLADLKGFDYFVVLAGYVPAHVGIAVPNETFYTTVDKTQFLITVVPLENAEEAERSLLDAGFQAVAIPDEEGMAQSRIDWYTQEISRLNTDIEGVKGRISAQKEKHAAFLVACDELLTAEVERKEAPLRFATTEETFVAEGWVPVDKKDALISDITSATDGKVYITEIEYDPVEDAVPVQYNNPDFSKPTELLIDIYSRPQYTEFDPTLLVAIVFPIFFGFILGDVGYGLILLALSFYLRKMLKGEAGQQLLDVLRNASVSSIIFGVIFSEFLGFALPWDPIGINRHLNIGSHASGHGPDAVLMLVLTAWIGILHITLGRSLHIYNAMKMHHPGKHRNKVVFGQAGWILTMWGILFVLWSMFAIPLMPDLSGLAPVAAGFNVFGILGALLIVVGVIGVGQENALELMELPTIISHVLSYARLAAVGLSSVAIAMVTNYIAIELIIDPQLESLSIVGVVLIIVGIFVFLLGHTLNTALGVLGGGLHSIRLHYVEFFTKFYQGGGKKYQPFGKKRKFTED, from the coding sequence ATGTTTAAAACACAGACAATGAGCCGGCTGCTGATTGCAGCGTCCAAAGATCAGCTTGACACTATCGTACGTGAGCTATACCGCCACAATCTCTTCCATATCGAAGATTTTGTGGAATCAGATGAGGAAGGGTATGAAGGGTGCAAGATCGGCATGCCACTTCCCGGTGCAGGCGATGTATCGAGTGATCTCATCAGGATCCGTTCCATTGAGAACACCTTCGGTGTCTCCGCAGCTGAGGTCGAAACCGCCGTCCGGTCGGGGTCGAAGGAACTGACACGCAAGATCGAGTCAGAACTTCCCGCGATCGAGAAGGAGGCAATGGCGCTCATCGAGGAGAAGAACTCGCTTGAGAACACCGTACGGGAATACGAGGCAAAGATTGCCGAGCTGAAGCCGTTTACCGGCTATCCGGGCAATCTTGCGGACCTGAAGGGATTTGACTACTTCGTCGTCCTTGCAGGGTACGTTCCGGCCCATGTCGGAATTGCCGTCCCGAACGAGACGTTCTACACCACTGTCGACAAGACACAATTTCTGATCACTGTCGTCCCGCTGGAAAACGCCGAGGAGGCTGAACGTTCGCTTCTCGATGCCGGATTCCAGGCCGTTGCCATCCCCGATGAAGAGGGTATGGCACAGTCGCGGATCGACTGGTATACTCAGGAGATCTCCCGCCTCAACACTGACATTGAGGGGGTCAAAGGGCGGATTTCCGCTCAGAAAGAAAAACACGCAGCGTTTCTGGTGGCATGCGATGAGCTGCTCACGGCAGAAGTGGAGCGCAAGGAAGCACCGCTTCGATTCGCCACCACTGAAGAGACGTTCGTGGCAGAGGGCTGGGTGCCCGTCGACAAGAAAGACGCGCTCATCTCTGACATTACGTCGGCAACCGACGGAAAGGTGTACATTACCGAAATCGAGTACGATCCCGTCGAGGATGCGGTACCGGTGCAGTACAACAACCCCGATTTCTCCAAGCCGACAGAACTCTTAATCGACATTTATTCCCGTCCCCAGTACACGGAATTTGATCCCACGCTACTGGTGGCAATCGTCTTTCCCATCTTCTTTGGATTTATCCTCGGAGATGTGGGATACGGTCTGATTCTTCTCGCCCTGAGTTTCTATCTTCGAAAGATGCTCAAGGGAGAGGCAGGTCAGCAACTCCTTGACGTGCTGAGAAACGCGTCAGTGTCGAGTATCATCTTTGGTGTGATATTCAGCGAATTCCTCGGATTCGCGTTGCCGTGGGACCCCATCGGTATCAACCGGCACCTGAATATCGGCAGCCATGCAAGCGGCCACGGGCCGGATGCAGTCCTGATGCTCGTCCTTACCGCATGGATAGGAATCCTGCACATCACGCTCGGGCGTTCGCTTCACATCTACAACGCGATGAAGATGCACCACCCCGGCAAGCACCGCAACAAGGTCGTCTTCGGCCAGGCGGGATGGATTCTTACGATGTGGGGTATTCTCTTCGTTCTCTGGTCAATGTTTGCAATACCGCTCATGCCGGACCTGTCCGGACTTGCGCCGGTTGCAGCAGGATTCAATGTCTTTGGCATTCTCGGCGCACTGTTGATCGTCGTCGGTGTCATCGGTGTCGGCCAGGAGAATGCACTCGAGCTCATGGAGCTCCCTACCATCATCAGTCACGTGCTCTCCTATGCACGTCTTGCAGCGGTCGGTCTTTCGTCTGTTGCAATCGCGATGGTGACCAACTACATTGCAATCGAGCTCATCATCGACCCGCAGCTGGAAAGCCTGTCGATCGTCGGTGTCGTGCTCATCATCGTGGGAATCTTCGTGTTCCTGCTCGGCCACACGCTCAACACCGCTCTGGGTGTTCTGGGTGGCGGATTACATTCCATTCGTTTACACTATGTCGAATTCTTCACCAAATTCTACCAGGGTGGAGGCAAAAAATACCAGCCGTTTGGTAAAAAACGAAAATTTACGGAGGATTAG
- a CDS encoding V-type ATP synthase subunit F, whose protein sequence is MEIAVIGNSDFILGFRLAGVEMTIAADSDEKLAEAVTGVLDDSSVGILVLKGSDMERLPERIRTTLSESVQPTVITIGGEEGGVSMREKIKRAVGVDLWK, encoded by the coding sequence ATGGAGATAGCAGTTATCGGAAACAGTGACTTTATCCTCGGGTTCCGGCTCGCGGGGGTCGAAATGACCATCGCGGCGGATTCCGACGAAAAACTTGCAGAAGCGGTCACCGGGGTCCTGGACGACAGTTCTGTCGGGATACTTGTGTTAAAAGGAAGCGATATGGAACGCCTCCCTGAGCGGATCAGAACGACGCTCTCAGAATCGGTCCAGCCGACGGTCATCACCATCGGCGGCGAAGAGGGCGGCGTCTCGATGCGCGAGAAGATCAAAAGAGCAGTGGGTGTTGATCTGTGGAAGTGA